attatgataaaataagatgtgtatttatgtaatttttccttttctttcacGGTATGATATTTAGAGTTCagtatcaaaaaaattattaatgtaaattaaaatttaacattAAGATAATTgtcattttaattataaaaataaagttgcTTTCATGTTTGTTTTTATTGTTGTGGAattagaaatcaattttttaataaattctttcaatattaaaatcaaaataaataaaagtatttcTACTTTTTGAAGACAATAATAAAATGTATCACGAAATTCATCGATAAAGCAAACCACAAACAAATTATACATGAATTGAAGTAACAGAAATTTGCAAGTCTTTGAAACGATCTTTACATATTGATTGATTAAGAATTTGTGTATTATTAGCTGCAAAGTTTGTGGTGCAAATATTACAAAAAGAAGATAACAACATTGTGAAAAATAGATACCATTTGCGAAATTATATGAAGAtcgatgaatttttttaaagatcAACATTTTATATACTTCTCGAAAATGAAATTTACTAACTTATAATCTAACATAATTCTCTATGCATAGATGTCGAAATGAACATTTGAAATAGATTATTGAAGTTGTTCACTAAAAAAAGTTGGGAAAAACTAAGCCCATGCccctataaaaataaaataattacagaTAAATACCCCTTTACAATTTATACCCCAAAGCATGTGACTCGCGACTTTCCTTCCTTCCCCCAAAGCAAGAGACCTCCATGATACCATCGCAGTATCAATATACTGATATGGTATTATTGAGATTTGATTCAATCCGTAATAATACCGCCACAATATATCTATGTACTGTCATGATATTATTGATGTCTACTTCAATCCTTCAGCGATATTTTCATGATACCATCATATACTGACATGGTatcattaagaattattttatatagtcAGTAAAACTCCTCAAATCATATATGATACCATCGGAGTATGTAAATATATTGTTATGATAGCACTAAGATTTCctttattcattcattcatatatAATATCATGCTATCATACACCAACACCTTACAATTTTACAGTTAATATCTTTTTGTAGGCCAGATTAACTTTAACCTTCTCTTCTTAATCAATGTCATAAATCTTCTGTTTTCAATTGTAAATATATCCATCTTTTAATCTCCTCTCAATCACTTTTAACTTTATGAATTATATCCCTCTACAAGTTTAATGATAATCTAATCATCAAAAGAAACTGGAAAAAATCCAGTGAATTATTAAACTGTATCATtatacaaacaaacaaaagttggtaaaaacattttccaattaaagaattcaattGAATAATACTCCCTGCAGCAATTAACTAATCAAACGAATAAAAACAAATACTCGAGtagaaaaagtgaaaaaaaatagtaaaatccttTTTTTCCCCAAATCAATCAACCGACCAATTTTATTGTCAGAGAATCAAAACCACCTGTTTCATCACCGTCACAAGCGTTGCAAATAACAGAGCCCACCCAATTTCTCCGCCGCAATTCTAGGCCCTCTGCCGCCGCCGCTTGTCCGATTCCACATCATggaatttattcttttttcgtAATTCGCCGTTTCGATCAATTTTCCGGCGACTGAGGAATTCACAAGAAGGATGGTGGGTCCTTGCCCAAATCCATTGAAGACTTAGAAGAAACCGGAATTGAAGCAAATCTCGACGAGAAATCACGGAATAAACGATCGTCTTCGGATTGATCGTTTACCCCTGGTCCATCGTCGAAATTCAAGGAGTAACTCAACGGGTCGtaattgaatttatttgttttgGAACGGTTTTTATTGAATCGTCGAATGAATGTCTTCCATTTTGGACCTGCTACGAGTTCCGACCACTCCCTAACTTTCATAACGGCGTTCAAACCCTTATCCCACCAATGAGGTTCTTCCTTTTGATCGCTGGTGGAAACCCGTTCCCAAAGGCTTCGGCCACATCTGAAAGACGGAAGCCAGAAACAACAACCCCTTTTCGTGAATTCAAGCTCCTGCAATTCTTCGTTCACGTCTGGGTCTTTTGGGGAGAATTCCGGGTTTGTTTGACCCGCCATGTTTCAAGAAATTAACAAGAATCGACTACACAGAAAGAATTATAATCGAAACTGAAAATTaaacagaggaagaagaagaagcacaAACCGCAGCCCGTCTAACTTGGAGCTTTTTTCCAGAAACCCTAAAGCATTGCGGGGTCTCTTTCTCTCGATTTTTTTCTCTGCATTAGTTGCGATTTTGCGAATGTTTATAACGGAAATATCGGAAGAAATTGAGGAAAACCGGGAAATGCCGGTGGCAAATTATTAGTGGGAGGGAGAGTGCTAACATCTGGTATAGGAACACAGCTGGAGCCAACCAATTTTTGACCTTAGGTCCGATTGTACTCGTGGCAACTTTTGATTGGAATAATAATTATTCAACTGTGGGCCTGCGGCGCCTCTCGTAGTTAATGTGTTTTTGTCTTAGTAATTAACGGGCAGTTTAGTAGAAAGTCACCTATTATTGCCGGTAATTCTTAGAAGGGTATTAAAGTCCTCAACGGTCGGAAATCGAAGtcattttctcttatttttatttattttcacaaAAAATAGCCAAGATGAAAGAGTATACTTAAAACTTCTCTTTTGAGTATGATTTGTGTATTGATCTTCATATTTATCTTCGATTCACATCACTATCATTTCAAGTTCTCAAACTTCTAGTATATCGTTATGTTTATCGTATATTTCGTCGATCAATACTATAACATCTGCAATTAAGATACACTACAACACCTATTTTTAAATATGCCGCATCAATTCTTCCATTactaaaaacaaataaaaaagggGCTAAAGACTAATCCATGATATAATCTCACCATGATtggaaaattaattatttagtgtAAATATTTGAGTAATTTGGTTTCTTTGTTGACAATAATAAGAAGTTATTAATATCGATATTTTTTTGTTACTATATTATAGTTCAAAAGTGAATGATTCACTTCTTTTTTTCTAGGGATTAGTAATTTTATCATCTTGACTTAATATAAATTTGAAAATGCTTTATGATTAGTtaattaaaaggagaaaaagaaatatGGTTCATGGTCCAAGATAGGTTGAGGATATAGATTTTTATATGtgattatgatttaaattggagaaaatgatattttcaaaGATTTCATTTGTTATCTTTTTGCAATCTCTGATCATAAAAGGGGTCATATAATTAAAGAACATGTGTAATGAGTCACAAAGTTGATGTGGCCATGCATTTACGAAATGTCAAATTAAAAAAGCTTAGTGCTTATGTTTTGTACTCTATTCTCTtcatctcaaaatatttattatttcttaagagtcaaatatcataaatttatattgatattttaaaaggatttttttatttatattgatatgggaaaaaatattaatatcttttatataaattttaaatattgaaattttaattttcaaaaattaaattaatttaattttaaaaattaattaaattaatttttgataagCGAACATTTTCGGATGGAGGGAAGGGATAGTGATTAAACTTGCAAACTCTATATAAAAGTCATGAAGTTCGTTATTTCCACCTAATAATATTCTTCAAAGACGAACCtttatatgtataaaataaaagtcTTGAGTTCTTTTATTTTCACCTAaaattattgtatttattatttctagTAGTAAGCTTTTAGTCAACTTTGagctaaagaaaagaaaaagggaataattctgtctttatttaatttttaatataataaagttATAATAATCATTATACTACACCAAATTCTTTGTGTGCAAATATTAGTACAGCTGGAGAAGCAATTGGTAAGGGATGAGTAGGACAGACGCAACCAAATGCTGAAGTTCCAAATAAAGGGAGTATATATGGAATCTAGTGGATGGtgtatgaatttatttttattatattaatatatgtaTCTGTTAGCACGTTAATTAGTTGAAAGAAAAAACTTACCACTTTGATTATAATTAGATTGCTTGCTGGATTAATTTATGTTCCAATTATCTCTCTCTAAAATAATTGCCACATAATACCACTTGCCCTTCAAATTTCAACCAATCTTTTGAGTTCTTTGTTATCCTTAACAACATTTATGATTTGATTATGAGAGTTTATGTTTGAAGCATCTCAAAAGAATGTGAGTCACAGAGAGATTTAAGAAAATTGTGTGTTAATACAAACAAATTTGCATTGCCTGCTCTATAATGAAGGCTGAATTAGTAGCCTTAAATAAAGTCGGTGAAGAAACTAAATTGCTCCGTGGAAGGCATTTCATTTTGGTCTAAACCGTTAATTTCTATATGCATACATTGTAATATCTAAACATCAATAACAAGGGCTGAAACAATTATTTTATAGTGGAACTATCACAGTTATCTTGATGTAATTAATCTTTACTTATGAATTGCATAGTACTTAATGCATGTTtttcatcatatacatatagccATTCCACATTCGGTCAATCCTACTCTACTGGCGTTAACAGGCAACATAGGGGAAGAAGCgcttgaaaaaaaagaagtgtTTTCCCAAAAATACACAAGGAGAAAGAATTCTATTTGAATAGCATATTTTCACATTGAATGAATTGTGATTTTATGACTTTCTCGATAAGGCATAATAACACCATGTTTATACTATCATTTGTTGGCCAACTTCTTTCTAAATAAGTTAAGGATTACAATAGACTTACAATAGAGGACTAACCCCAGTTTTCATCATCGAATTTCTAAACTTCTTTTTGCAATATTTTCTAACAAATAAATATTGagtctttatttgatttgttaccATCTTTTTGTTTGAGGTAGTGCTCCTCCGGCGACAAGAATATCTATTTTATTATGGGAAGAAATAattcaaaacttcaaatataatgagcaaaattaaatttcttaaggatacgctatatattttatgatattgaatattttatttaaaatttctatttttccccaaaagaaaaatattactgGTTTGATAACAGAATACCAACAAATTTTCTGGGCACGGGAGACTGAATTGAATCGTTTTGACCAaattaaaagttgaaaaaagagagaaatatttttcaggTTCCCCTGTTGTTCGCGTTAGTTGTTGATTAGAATTTAGTAGTAGGTTAACGTTAAAAATGCAATTTGTATGGTAATGAGTCAAGTTTACGCCATCATTTTCGATTCAAGTCTACATCAAAGAAAACAAATTTATAAATACTCATTCTTGAaaactattttttctttcaatacttgtttgaaaattaatttagtaTATTCCTCTCCCTCTATCAAATCATATATGAAAATGGGAAGAACAAAATGTTTAGCTATTTTCTTGAGCTTCTTTTTGTTAGTCACTTGCAATATCCAATGCCGTCCAATTGCAAGAATCACAAATCATCTCCTTCATTCTGATGAATCAATCAACCATTCAAATCCGAAACTTGGT
The sequence above is a segment of the Solanum dulcamara chromosome 11, daSolDulc1.2, whole genome shotgun sequence genome. Coding sequences within it:
- the LOC129874010 gene encoding uncharacterized protein LOC129874010 translates to MAGQTNPEFSPKDPDVNEELQELEFTKRGCCFWLPSFRCGRSLWERVSTSDQKEEPHWWDKGLNAVMKVREWSELVAGPKWKTFIRRFNKNRSKTNKFNYDPLSYSLNFDDGPGVNDQSEDDRLFRDFSSRFASIPVSSKSSMDLGKDPPSFL